AGGCCGGCATCACCCTTTACCGCGCTTCGCGGGATGCACCTCTGCCCTCTGTCGGACGTCGGGGGGGCCGACCATGACTGCCCCCGGTCCGTTCGCTTCGTTCGACGAATTCTACCGCTGCGAGAATCGGCAGCTGTTCCACTTCTTCAGGCGTCGCGTGGGGCGTGAGGAAGCCTCTGACCTCACGCAAGAAGCATTCACGCGCATGTTGCGGACCGGCGCATTCGAGCGGGTCGAGAATCCGCGTGCCTATCTCTTCCGCGCTGCTCACAATCTAGTGATCGAGCGCGCACGCCAGAGCAAACGCAAGGGAAAGGGATTATTCCCGTTCGATGAACATCGTGATGGGCCAGCCGGCCCAGAACAGACGTTGGCCATAGAAGCATCGGATTTGCGGCGAGGTTTACGACGCGCAATTCTTTCAATGCCGCGTCGCACGCGGCGCATATTTCTGATGCACCGGTTGCGGCGCCAGACTTACCGGGAGATCGCCGAAGAAATGGGCATTCGCGAACAGGGTGTCGAATACCACATGATGCGCGCGCTCTCGCGATGTCGGAAGGCGGTAGCGTTTCAACGGTGGTAGCCGTGACGGCGGCGCCGCGCCCCATGCCGGGAGATACACCATTGCCATCTGTCCGAAAAGAGCACCCGATCCGCGCCGTATGACAACGCCTTCGCGGCTCAACCCGCACCGTCACATAACGGGCGTGACCAGCGCGCGTCGTGCGGGAGGACGGGAACGTCTCCCCCTACGATCCGCGCTCTGATCGATTTAATCGCGGTTCAATCGTGCTGGTCTGCCCCATTTTCGTAGCACATCCGCGATATGGCTCGTCAGTCCAACGTCCCCTATGACGTTGACGCCGGCGTTGTCCGGTACTTGCTCAAGAAGCAGCCGAAGCGCTGGCAGTCCTGCAGCTACCTCGAAGTCGATCCACTCCTCGGCATCGCCTTCAACGAGCGCGTGCAGGCTCGTTTGCGTCGCGCCCACGTGGAGCTGCACGACCCACGGCTGGTTGCCGTCGTGGACCCATTCGATCCGCACCGGACCAAGCGCGGCGCTCAGCCTCGCATGCAACCGAACGACATCCTCGACGATCGCCTCGGGTAGTTCTTCCGGCAGGCTTTCGCCAAGCATCAGGCTGTCGCCAGCGCCGGCCTTGCCTTCGATGAACACCATATCGTCGGCGCCGACAAGCGCCGCGCCAGACCATAGGGGGGGCACGCCCTCTTGCGCCAGAACGGAGGCGATCTGGCTGGCGTCAGGATCCTCCTCGGCGAGAAGGGCGAACGGATCGCGCCAGCCGCGCGCGGTGGTGAACAGCCCCGGTTGGGGTTCACGCGGACATGTGCGGATCCAGCGTTCGCCCGATCCGGTCGGACGCCCGAAAGTGAAAGGCGCGACACGGCGCGCGACGACGCTGGTCGAAGGCACGGGCGCGTCAAACCAGTTCGCCGCCAGCAGTCCGAACGCCTTGTCGCCGATATGCCGGCTAAATCGGTTGGGCCAGCGCGGTACCGGTGCGGTGCGGGCGCCCGCGTCGGCTTCGATTTCCCATAGGAGCACGTTGGTCTGGCGCCAGCCGCGCGGACCAGGGTGGATGCTGAATTCGACTCGGTCGCGCGCGTCTCCGGGAATGTCCGGCGCGAAACCATAAACCTGTTCGAGGATGGCCAAGCCCATGTCGCGTGGCAGTGAGGCGATGTCGGGCTTTTCGACCGCGCGCGGGGTGTCATCCGGCGCGAACTCAATGATGGCGTCGTGCGCGACCCCTGAAACCCCGCCATCGCCGACGTCGATCGTCTCGTTGAGAATGAGATGAAGGCCTTCGGCGGCGAGCCGCTCCATATGAAGAAGCACATCCTCGACCCGCGTCAGGCCGTAAACAAATTCGCGGCTGCGCGGATCATCTGGAAGGTAGCTGCGGATATTCACCCGGCCGTCCTGGCTCGCCAAGAGAAGCGCGCCCGCCGCTTCCGCGATGCTGACGAACTCCGCGTTTGCGTCGCGGCCGATGAGTCGCGAATAACTTTGTCGGAGTTCTCCCTCCTCCGGGCGCCAAGCGATGAACTGCGCGACATTTCCGATCCCGGCGAGCCGGTCGAGAGCCTTGTCTTTGTGAAGTGTCATATCCGTCCGGTTTGAGATGTGCGTGTCATATGTAGCCGCATTGGCCTGAAATGCGCCAGCCCTAGTAGCGGCGTAATGGGTGGCGATTATGGTTCTCAAGCCAATTTGAACAAGCTGATCCATATTGGAGCAAGTGCCAACGCGCGATTGCGGGCGGAAAATAGCCGCGCTATTGCCATTGGCAACAACAATGAGTACATTAGGGGAACGATGACAGGCCTTTTGCTAACCCTGTTCGTGATCGGGATGAGCTATCTCGCGGCACGCCTCATCAACGCGCTTCGGCATGTGCTCGCGGGCGGCGTCGATCAGACGGAGGAGTTTCTTCGTTCGGGCGTGACTTTCTCGGGACTCTGGAAAGGCGATGTGCCGGAACAGGAGAGCGGGTCACTGATCACGGTGCGCGAGGGCATTCGCCTTTCCACGAAAAAGGGAAAGGTGAAACTCGTCCCCACCTCTACCATCTCGCGCGACCTTTACTGATCCATCCATCATGGTCGACACCGCTTGGGCGACAAGTGATCTGTCCTTCGCCGGATGGGTCCCCAATGTCGGCAGCCACCTCTCCTTCAGTCTGATCGGCTCGCGCGCCGGCGGCGGCGTCAGCCGTTTCTCGCTCCGCGTACGAAAGCCCGGGCGGATTGCCCGTTTGGTATGCGCGTTCCAGAAGCGCGTGATCGACGATTTTCTGCTTCCGCCCTCGATCGTCAAATTCTGCTATCCGGATATCGAGCATCATTGGTTGTTGCTCGGTGAGACCGAAACCATCGAGGTCGCCCAAGCGGTTGATTGCGCAACCGACGGTGTTGAAAATGCCACGATCCAGACCGCGCCCGACGAACAGGGGGTCTTGATCGGAACGATTTACGCGGTGCCATATGAGGAGGATGGTGACGAGCGCAAAGCGCAGAAGGCCGCGCTCGCGGCAATTCG
This sequence is a window from Sphingopyxis sp. USTB-05. Protein-coding genes within it:
- a CDS encoding RNA polymerase sigma factor; amino-acid sequence: MTAPGPFASFDEFYRCENRQLFHFFRRRVGREEASDLTQEAFTRMLRTGAFERVENPRAYLFRAAHNLVIERARQSKRKGKGLFPFDEHRDGPAGPEQTLAIEASDLRRGLRRAILSMPRRTRRIFLMHRLRRQTYREIAEEMGIREQGVEYHMMRALSRCRKAVAFQRW